One window from the genome of Onychomys torridus chromosome 20, mOncTor1.1, whole genome shotgun sequence encodes:
- the Cdk17 gene encoding cyclin-dependent kinase 17 — translation MKKFKRRLSLTLRGSQTIDESLSELAEQMTVEESSSKDNEPIVKNGRPPTSHSVHSFLHQYTGSFKKPPLRRPHSVIGGSLGSFMAMPRNGSRLDIVHENLKMGSDGESDQASGTSSDEVQSPTGVCLRNRVHRRISMEDLNKRLSLPADIRIPDCYLEKLQISSPPFDQPMSRRSRRASLSEIGFGKMETYIKLEKLGEGTYATVYKGRSKLTENLVALKEIRLEHEEGAPCTAIREVSLLKDLKHANIVTLHDIVHTDKSLTLVFEYLDKDLKQYMDDCGNIMSMHNVKLFLYQILRGLAYCHRRKVLHRDLKPQNLLINERGELKLADFGLARAKSVPTKTYSNEVVTLWYRPPDVLLGSSEYSTQIDMWGVGCIFFEMASGRPLFPGSTVEDELHLIFRLLGTPSQETWPGVSSNDEFKNYNFPKYKAQPLINHAPRLDSEGIELITKFLQYESKKRVPAEEAMKHVYFRSLGPRIHTLPESVSIFSLKEIQLQKDPGFRNSSYPETGHGKNRRQSMLF, via the exons ATGAAAAAGTTTAAGAGGAGACTGTCCCTCACGCTCAGGGGAAGCCAGACGATCGATGAGTCGCTGTCGGAGCTGGCTGAGCAGATGACGGTGGAGGAGAGCAGCAGCAAAGACAACg AGCCTATTGTGAAGAATGGCAGGCCTCCAACATCCCACAGTGTACATTCCTTCCTTCATCAGTACACAGGGTCCTTCAAGAAGCCCCCATTGCGAAGACCCCACAGTGTTATCGGAGGAAGCCTTGGTTCCTTCATGGCAATGCCCAGAAATGGAAGCCGGTTAG ATATTGTTCATGAAAATCTGAAAATGGGATCAGACGGTGAGAGTGACCAAGCTTCTGGGACATCATCTGATGAAGTCCAGTCCCCTACAGGGGTCTGCCTCAGAAACCGTGTACACAGACGGATCTCAATGGAG GACTTGAATAAGCGGCTGTCCCTGCCTGCAGACATCAGGATACCTGATTGCTACCTGGAGAAACTGCAGATCAGCAGCCCACCCTTCGACCAGCCCATGAGCCGCAGGTCCCGGAGAGCTTCCCTG TCAGAGATTGGGTTTGGGAAAATGGAGACCTACATCAAATTGGAAAAACTTGGAGAG ggTACGTATGCAACAGTATATAAAGGAAGAAGTAAATTGACAGAGAATTTGGTCGCATTAAAAGAGATCCGCTTGGAGCACGAAGAAGGAGCTCCCTGTACAGCTATAAGAGAAG tgtcaCTGTTAAAGGATTTAAAACATGCAAATATAGTAACTTTGCATGACATTGTTCACACAGATAAATCTTTGACTCTGGTCTTTGAGTATCTG GACAAGGACCTGAAACAGTACATGGATGACTGTGGAAACATCATGAGTATGCACAATGTAAAG CTGTTCCTGTACCAAATCCTCCGTGGTTTGGCGTATTGCCATAGAAGAAAGGTATTGCACCGGGACTTGAAACCACAGAACCTCCTCATTAATGAGAGAGGGGAACTAAAGCTGGCCGACTTTG GACTAGCCAGAGCCAAGTCTGTTCCCACGAAGACCTACTCAAATGAAGTTGTCACACTGTGGTATCGGCCTCCTGATGTGCTTCTTGGTTCCTCAGAGTACTCAACCCAGATTGACATGTG GGGAGTTGGgtgtattttctttgaaatggcTTCTGGAAGACCACTGTTTCCAGGGTCAACTGTGGAAGATGAACTGCACTTAATATTTCGACTACTAG GAACTCCGTCTCAGGAAACTTGGCCAGGTGTTTCTTCAAATGATGAATTCAAGAACTACAACTTTCCAAAATATAAGGCACAACCTCTAATTAACCATGCACCcag GTTAGATTCTGAAGGAATTGAGTTGATAACAAAATTTCTTCAG TATGAGTCTAAGAAAAGGGTTCCGGCAGAAGAGGCCATGAAGCATGTGTACTTCAGAAGTCTAGGACCGAGAATACATACTTTGCCAGAAA GCGTATCAATATTCAGTTTGAAAGAGATTCAGTTGCAAAAGGACCCGGGTTTTCGAAATTCTTCCTATCCGGAGACAG GACATGGGAAGAACAGAAGACAGAGCATGCTCTTTTAA